Below is a genomic region from Delftia tsuruhatensis.
CCACCTGGCGCAGGCGTGGCGACATCACGTAGCACCAGCCGCAGACCACGTCATGGAAGAAGTCGATGGCGGGGGCGACGGCGGGCGCCGCAGCAGGCGCCGCCTGCAGGGCCTGCTGCGGCGAGAGGGCCGCCGCATCCTGCGCGGGCAGGGCGCAGGAAAGATCATTGCATTGCGTCATGCTTGTGTCCTTCATGGCTGTGATGGACGGCAAGCGTAGGCCGCAGGCCCGGCGCGAAAAAGGGGCGTGCGCTTGAGGAACTCTTAACGCGGCGTCAACAATCCTCGCCCATGGCGGCAGGCAGCTCCTCGGCCAGGAAGTCCACGAAGGCGCGCACCTTGGGCAGCAGGTGGCGCTGCGTGGGATAGACCGCGTAGACATGGCGCGCCTGCGCGGCCTGGTCCGCAAGGTCCAGCGCGACCAGCTGGCCTGCCGCAATCGCCGGCCGCGCCAGGAACGAGGGCAGGGCGCCAATGCCCAGGCCCGCCACCAGCAGGTCGCGCAGCATCAGGCTGTTGTTGACGTTGGCGCGTGCCTCGGACGGCGCCTGGGGACTCTCGCCCCCTTCGCGGGGCGCATGCGCCAGGCTGTAGTTCAGCAGCGCATGGCCGCGCAGCCCGGCGGCACTGGCCGGGCGGCCATGCGCCTGCAGATAGGACGGGGCCGCGCACAGCACCTGCGACAGCGAGGCCAGGCGCCGCGCGATCAGCGAGGAGTCCGCCAGCTCCGCGCTCAGGCGGATGGACACATCGAAGCCCTGGCCCACCGCATCCACCAGCCGGTCTTCCATGGACAGGTCGATCTGCAGCTGAGGATGGCGCTGCATGAAGCGCGCCAGCAGCGGCGACAGCGTGCTCAGCGCAAACGACAGCGGCGCGTTCACGCGCAGCCGCCCGGCCACCTGCTGCGACTGCGCGCGCACCGACTGCTCCAGCGCATCGAACTCATCGAGCAGCCGACAGCACTCGGCGTAATAGGCCTGGCCCGTGTCGGTCAGGCTCATGCGGCGCGTGGTGCGCTGGATCAGCACGGCGCCCAGATGGGCTTCGAGCGCGCGCAGCTGCTTGCTCAGCGCGGCCGAGGACAGGTCCAGCGCGTCGGCCGCCTTGGCGATGGAGCCCAGTTCTACGATGCGCCGGAAGGCGCGCAAGGGGGTCAGCGTATCCATGGGGAAAAGGCAAAGAGTGGCGTGCAGCGTAGCAGGCCGCTCGGGTTTGCCGGGGCATGCCTGCGGGGGCAGGGGCGACAATCGCCAGGTACGGCGCGCCCGCCGCGCCCCTTTTGTCTTCACCGAATCTGTTCAATCCCATGCCCCAGACCACACCCGCCTGCCCCCAGTGCGGCCTTGAAAACACCTATCCCGACGCCGCCAGCTACATCTGCCCCGATTGCGCCTTCGAATGGCCCATGCAGGCCGAGGAAGAAGCGGGCGAAGCCGGCGACGGCATCGTGCGCGATGCCAACGGCAATGCGCTGGCCGATGGCGACGCGGTGATCCTGGTCAAGGACCTCAAGGTCAAGGGCTCGTCCTCGGTGCTCAAGAAGGGCAGCAAGATCAAGGGCATCCGCCTGGTCGATGGCGCCGATGGCCACAACGTGGACTGCAAGACCGAACTGGGCTCCATGCTGCTCAAGTCGGAGTTCCTCAAGAAGGCCTGAGCATGCTGGCGCTGGGGCTCGCGTTTTCGGCGGTCCTGGGGCTGCTGGCGCTGTGGGTGTTCGCGCCGCTGTTCATCGCCCTGGTGGCCGCAGCCTTGGTGGCCCTGCCGCTGGGCCGTGCGGGACAGTGGCTGTGGCAGCGGCATGCCGGCCGGCCCTTGCCGGTCGCCGGCTGGTGGGCCGTGCTGGTCTGCGCGGGCATGGTCTGCGTGGCCGTGCTGGTCCTGCTGCCCGAGCGCCTGGATGGCGCGCCCTTCCTGCCCCTGGGGCTGGGCCTGCTGGCAGCCGCATGGACCGGGGCGCTGCTGTGGTGCACGGGTTGGCTGGCGTGCGGATGCCGACCGGTGGCCGAGGCCTGGTGGGCGGGCGCTGGCGTGGGTGCGATCGCGGCCCTGCTGGCCGTGCTGCTGGGTGGCCCCGACACGGCGGGCTGGATGGCCTGGCGCGACCAGTTGCGCGGCTACGAGGCCGTGCCGCTGCGCATCGTGCTCCACGAGGCGCCCACGCCGCAGCGCGAGCAGGCCCTGGTCGACCTGCTGCAGCCCTTGCTGGAGCAGGGTGGCCGCGCCGTCCGCCATCGCCAGAGCACGCGCTTCGGCAATTCGGTCCAGCAGGCGCTGGTGCCGGCCCGCTACCGCTTCGAAGGCAGCGTGCTGCACATCATGCTGGCCGAC
It encodes:
- a CDS encoding LysR family transcriptional regulator, which translates into the protein MDTLTPLRAFRRIVELGSIAKAADALDLSSAALSKQLRALEAHLGAVLIQRTTRRMSLTDTGQAYYAECCRLLDEFDALEQSVRAQSQQVAGRLRVNAPLSFALSTLSPLLARFMQRHPQLQIDLSMEDRLVDAVGQGFDVSIRLSAELADSSLIARRLASLSQVLCAAPSYLQAHGRPASAAGLRGHALLNYSLAHAPREGGESPQAPSEARANVNNSLMLRDLLVAGLGIGALPSFLARPAIAAGQLVALDLADQAAQARHVYAVYPTQRHLLPKVRAFVDFLAEELPAAMGEDC
- a CDS encoding zinc ribbon domain-containing protein YjdM, which encodes MPQTTPACPQCGLENTYPDAASYICPDCAFEWPMQAEEEAGEAGDGIVRDANGNALADGDAVILVKDLKVKGSSSVLKKGSKIKGIRLVDGADGHNVDCKTELGSMLLKSEFLKKA